The nucleotide window tttaagagggCCTGTCtctaaaatttcgaaataataataaactacttaatataaatatatttgtataaggAAAACGATTGAGATTAATTATAACTGATAATTATCTGATAAATCACGATCTaacaaatattgaatgaaaTTCTTTAATAAACCTGAACGTAGTAGCTGTGGTATTGTGGTATTGCAAAAATCAcacttccaaaaatatttagttcAATTAAAACAATGTTGTTATCAAATTTGATAAAACATTTTGTGCAaaaatgaaatagaaaattttcgtATAAATACaagacaaatttttaaaatatcaacaagTACCTTTGTATCATCGAATACCACAGACGCTACTAAAATCCATACGAATATGAAATCtggtaaatatttaatataaaactattttctgattcaatctatatataaaactattttctgATTCAATCTATATATGACTATTCGAATATATCTTTTCTGCAGCTATCTTTTTCTTTGTTTTGGCTTTTGCTGCTGCCTGCGTTTTGGCTTGTGATCCCGATGGCAACAATATGCCTGAATGTAATGCCAAAAATGTAAATGTACCCATTCGTAATTTCTGGGATCCCACTCACTACTGGGTGTGCAAATCAGCCGCTGCTGCTGCTGAATCTGTACGTTGTCCCGATTCTCAAGGTTTCGACTCTGCTAAGGGTGAATGTGTAGCATTCGAAGAATGGACATGGACCGCCCCTTGCCCTGAAGACTCTaactaaattgtttttgtaaatgacaaagaaaattaaaaaaaaaaaataataaaaatgatttaaaaagaataagagctttcgtttttaattaaaaaagtaacatactgttacgaaattgtacttgaattcaaatgtaacgattttaacggctgatttaaaagtagcagaatgctttcaaatagcagtgctgtaatagcaaactgtaacatatctgtgggcattattaaataaaagctttcagttgatttgatcgtaagttggcaacgctgaatATTCTgataaagaacattgtagaaagtacaccacagatggcgtatgtattagtaagatctagaatattcgaattttgacagttaaagaacaatctagagtgcagatggcagtgttataaatagtggcagaggttgcagtcgtgagtgagtttatcagagacgcttttcgattaaacatcaactgagtgccttaaagtgtgttgtgtttttaagtaaattcgtgtacattataaattgtgtctgtatttctgcgaatttacaaacgtgtataaaaaacattcaatGACTACTTAATtctgctgttgttgtacatttgaataaataaagagttgttaccattttcaaactactaaacggcttttatttgcaatcaaaagtatccggtttatttaaaggaaataaaccagcgttttgaaaaggttaaaacgtaacaatacttaGAACAGATTTAAATTAAGATCACGGATAATCGCTATTTAATACCGAACGTGAAATACAGTGCTCTGTAGAGAGTGATCTGTATTGTGTTAAAAGATAACTATAATCGCTTGTCCGTTGATTGagtaacactgtgtgtaattttttgagtcatggaaatataaccatatacggacaccactacgtgataaaagacccaAAAAGAAAGACTCgagtctcccagttttgcccaaagtcatggactttttttataataatttaatagtttatgacataaaaaactttaaaaagctaaaaaaagttgtcgaattatttttattaggataattatgacccaataaactcagaacagccatcagtaactaatttgcaaattaagtttaggaaacaggtgcaaaaaggtgaagagtgcctcagggcattgttgccggtttaggtgtaaaaaacaataattatgatacgacttaatggaaaaactaatgaaaaagaactaggggttttatcccgggaattcccggtacaaatttcccgggaattttgccaatttttcactacccgattcccgggatttttagtcgggattccagggaattaaaaactgacgaaaatacatagaaaacaagttaaaactctattttttcaccaaaatacagtgaaattttattatttatttggggtttttcgtatgaaaaattaaaaagagaattcaatatttatagaatttatttcttaatgaatcattctaatttctataaatttcttcttcatatccataacaaaatagctttaaaaatatattaaatgattaaattattcttcaattcaaatctagtacaaaaaggcttaagacaattttttcaattaattttgcaaatgattcgatttaacaaaaatttaatcattcaaagttggaataaattctgttattaatcaactttaaaattaattcagtttaaacaaaggctttggaatgaatctaaaaaattaaatattaggattggatttatggaatgaaaggctgatattttttaattacggattaagattttagtgaattaagctcaaattgtattaattaattcgaagctctgatatttaatatttataacactaagtttttatatgaaatttgactATAATATTCGTAATTTACTGtattatcattatatatttcgggaatagccgggtacccgggaatgtataaaaaaaattctcgattatcgggaatcaaaaaaggtcgggaaattaaaaaccctaaaaagaactaataaaaaatatttcgaatagatcgggcaactaaaatttagtaaaactttgatttttaaaaaaaatgacacacaaaatttcatatgCTAAAATTACGACATCACttacaaaacagctgacagaataaaaactaaaagtccGAATGCATTTCGATCTTcaagggaaatgttaacaaatctgtaactaaagtcacagtaaagtttaaaaaaatattataattactttttgatataATTGATGTTtagtaatgcatgccttgagtcactcttgcgggttagagggttaattccTTTAGGTTTTTCATACTAACTTATATTAGCCTACCTAATcatgttaagaatcattcccaggaagttcatatgttccagaaagttgtttattgagatcttaggtacatttttgtggtGGATgatttccttgaattttgaacggtttgcttcttatggacctgaacaagggaaaaaaggtaaaaaatctaattttgtaaatttttgtggtGGATgatttccttgaattttgaacggtttgcttcttatggacctgaacaagggaaaaaaggtaaaaaatctaattttgtaaagttttttgcgattttgatcttgaagatgaagttttttgattttaaatgttcacaatttttgttctctatgacaagggctacatctttgcctcagagagtaaatcaaaattccgaactgtttgcaagatatgagcctgagaaaatgatcacttttttgcaaaaatgacaccgaggccccaaatctttgggggcccataaaaaaagtgaatgactttgggcaaaactgggagacaagggttttttttgttggtcttttatcatGTAGTGGCGTCCGAATATGGTTATTTATGGTTAGTTATCGTTTGGCACTGTGTAATTATCAATGATCTCAGGAATcggtttttgtaaatttcataaGAGTGTTTACGAAACCATAACCTGGGAGGtttgtaccaaatttaaaattactaacATTCATTTCGAGGCTAAATTGTTTTTAGTCTGCAAGATAGTAGATGCcgaattatatttttcttaaatgaaaTTTAGGGAAGATCGAcattcatatttcatatcaGCGGAATAGAAAAAGTGTATTCTTTACAGAGTtacttgaataattaaaacagttaaattacaaaacttttaaaactgttttgtaaaaaagggattgaactttaaaaaaagttacatTTTCTGTATATCGTACAAATAATTTGTAGTGTTCAGAAAAGTATTTTCTCTGAGAAGCATTAAATGGATCTATGGTAGTTGACCTTAAAGGGTATTTAGGGGTAACGGCAGCTTAGCGCTAGCAGTAGCCAAAATTGGTTAATTCAGCCCCTAGTGGAATCCCACGATTCGCCATGATCCTTCGGGCCCTTGTGATCTACGCGGAAATTACATTATTAAAAGCTGAtaatctatcttctatatatataaaaatgaaatggtccatgtatgtaatgtcatc belongs to Calliphora vicina chromosome 4, idCalVici1.1, whole genome shotgun sequence and includes:
- the LOC135956908 gene encoding uncharacterized protein LOC135956908; this translates as MKSAIFFFVLAFAAACVLACDPDGNNMPECNAKNVNVPIRNFWDPTHYWVCKSAAAAAESVRCPDSQGFDSAKGECVAFEEWTWTAPCPEDSN